One segment of Leptospiraceae bacterium DNA contains the following:
- a CDS encoding YdcF family protein, whose translation MIELKKYSLAFLYLLGLFLFFSICIDLSFEINYITVNSGDNYKKINDSTVAIVLGAAVYGNKPSPVLNHRLKSALILYKKRKVKKILLSGDNGTRSYNELKPMVNYMLKNKVKKEDIFVDNSGFRTLDTLLRAKHIFKVNDAVIVTQRFHQPRAAFIAEKIGIKVSCLESDVGEYRDETKNRFREFFARNLAWIDMNLMTEVKYTGKSYPITGDGTETWKLRDIPLE comes from the coding sequence ATGATTGAACTCAAAAAATATTCCCTAGCTTTTTTATATTTGCTTGGACTTTTTTTATTTTTTAGCATTTGTATTGATTTGAGTTTTGAGATAAATTACATAACTGTAAATTCAGGTGACAATTACAAGAAAATCAATGACTCAACTGTAGCAATCGTTTTAGGTGCAGCAGTATATGGCAATAAACCTTCTCCAGTATTAAACCATAGATTAAAATCAGCATTGATATTATATAAAAAACGAAAGGTAAAAAAAATTCTTCTATCAGGAGATAATGGCACTCGTTCTTATAATGAATTAAAACCAATGGTAAACTATATGTTAAAGAATAAAGTGAAAAAAGAAGACATCTTTGTAGATAACTCCGGTTTTAGAACGTTAGACACTTTACTCCGAGCAAAACATATCTTTAAAGTAAATGATGCTGTAATTGTGACACAAAGATTTCACCAACCTCGAGCGGCATTCATAGCCGAAAAAATTGGAATCAAAGTATCTTGCCTGGAATCCGACGTAGGTGAATACCGAGACGAAACAAAAAATCGTTTTCGAGAATTCTTTGCACGAAACCTAGCTTGGATCGATATGAATTTAATGACGGAAGTAAAATATACAGGAAAGTCATACCCAATTACGGGTGACGGAACAGAAACTTGGAAGTTACGCGATATACCTTTAGAATAA
- a CDS encoding SGNH/GDSL hydrolase family protein has protein sequence MRFLFIILFTSACYTSKDDVGKGYLLSLMNRTETVQVNVIGDSLSERSNAFGLQNKLGKDYKVNDYSIEGRTVFDWLLDISRPFNPSPNIIIIELGTNDSMMSPGYDFTGNYNRLLSEIQSRSRTKIILTAIPLTDDLGLQNKIKENNKFIRSLSNQYTVTDLERVFEDNRSNLRLYPSYDLIHPNPAGYELIGEIYRRDIMLISF, from the coding sequence ATGCGATTTTTATTTATTATTTTATTTACCTCCGCCTGTTATACTTCCAAAGATGATGTAGGAAAGGGTTATTTGCTATCTCTTATGAATCGCACTGAAACAGTTCAAGTTAATGTTATTGGGGATTCCCTTTCCGAAAGATCAAATGCCTTTGGTCTTCAAAATAAATTAGGAAAAGATTATAAAGTTAATGATTATTCAATTGAGGGACGAACTGTATTTGATTGGTTATTAGACATTAGTCGGCCATTTAACCCTTCTCCAAATATAATAATAATAGAGTTAGGAACAAATGATTCTATGATGAGCCCTGGTTATGATTTTACTGGTAATTACAATCGTTTACTTTCTGAAATACAAAGTCGATCAAGAACTAAGATTATATTGACTGCAATTCCTTTAACGGATGATTTAGGGCTACAAAATAAAATTAAAGAGAATAATAAATTTATAAGAAGTCTTTCTAACCAATATACAGTTACAGATTTAGAAAGAGTATTTGAGGATAATCGTTCTAATCTCCGACTCTATCCTAGTTATGATCTGATTCATCCTAATCCAGCTGGTTATGAACTGATTGGTGAAATTTATAGAAGAGATATAATGTTAATTTCATTTTAG